In Panacibacter microcysteis, the genomic stretch CAGCTGCGCTGCTATCCATGCTGCACGTTGGGCTACCGTATCGCTGGTATCGTGTAAGGCCTGTAATGCTGCGGTAAGTTCATGCACTGCATTCAACAAACTGTCTTTGGGGAACACAGCAGCAGGCTTTGCGGCAGGCTTTAAAGAACCGGGGCCATAATAAGCGTCTACAAAATCTGCATCGTACAAACTGATGGTAAGACCAAGACGCACATATTGCTGTGCAAGCGCATTAATATTTGTGGTCGATTGTTTGGCAGGTTGCCGGCTGCACGCGGCAATCAAACAAATTGCAACAATTAATAACAGTGTACGCATAACGTTCGTCTTTTTTATGGTAGTTTGAAGATACATTTTCAATCACTGTATATAAACTGTTTTAGATAAGTGGCAATTTTTTGGGGCCCGGCTAAAGAATATGCATGAAGCATCGTTGCGTCGCACTCTTGTACTGGTGAAGCTTTATTGGGCAGTGCGAAGACCTGCAATTTGTGCAGGTACTGCACAACGCATCGCTGTAGCTGCACAAAGCCCCGGACGTACAAGTGAGTGACACAACAGGCGATGCCACAAAGAACTGCTGCTGACCAACAAAAAATTATACTGATACCGCTACCTTTACGCATGCAAAACTTTGATACAGCCTGTGTACACCCTGTTGATGATAAGCAGCCAGGTGGCGCAGTTACCACACCTGTTTATACCGCAGTAGCCTACGATTATATTGATCAGCCGCTGCAATATCCCGGCTTTTATTCTACGTATAACCAACAGCGCCTCGGGCAGATTATCTGTAATCTTGAACAGGGTAACTGGGGTATGGTATTCAGTTCTGGCATGGCAGCAATCAGTACTGCTATCCTGTCTTTTATTCAATGCAACGAACACATTATTTTTTCAAAAGACCTGTATGGCGGCACACTGAAATTTGCCAATGAAGAGTTGCCCAAAAGAGGCATCCATTGCAGCTTTGCGGCCAATAATGCCCAAAGTTTTACAGACCTGCTAAGACCCGATACGAAGGTGATTTATATCGAAACACCATCAAACCCGTTACTGAATATAGTAGACCTGGCCGAAGTGGCGGCTATAGCAAAAGCAAACAATATTATTACAATAATTGACAACACTTTCGCATCGCCGGTAAACCAGCAACCGCTGCTGCATGGTATTGATATTGCTGTACACAGCGGCACCAAATACCTGGGTGGCCACAACGACCTTCCTTATGGCGCACTGGTGTCAAATAGCGCAGCGCATAAAGAGATTATTCATAATACAGCCAAAATGTATGGTGGTTCCCTTACACCGCAGGAATGCGCTCTTGCAGAGCGTAGCATCAAGACGTTAGCGTTACGCATCAACAGGCAAAACAGCAACG encodes the following:
- a CDS encoding trans-sulfuration enzyme family protein gives rise to the protein MQNFDTACVHPVDDKQPGGAVTTPVYTAVAYDYIDQPLQYPGFYSTYNQQRLGQIICNLEQGNWGMVFSSGMAAISTAILSFIQCNEHIIFSKDLYGGTLKFANEELPKRGIHCSFAANNAQSFTDLLRPDTKVIYIETPSNPLLNIVDLAEVAAIAKANNIITIIDNTFASPVNQQPLLHGIDIAVHSGTKYLGGHNDLPYGALVSNSAAHKEIIHNTAKMYGGSLTPQECALAERSIKTLALRINRQNSNALYIAEWLSKHLSVARVYYPGLTSHPQHSIAARQMSGFGGMVSFEPKTDLDGIKRLQQNLRIIRPALSLGGVESLICSPVFTSHRYLSKDERLAIGIQDSLLRLSVGIENVQDLAEDLEQAMQHIA